The Mytilus edulis chromosome 12, xbMytEdul2.2, whole genome shotgun sequence genome contains a region encoding:
- the LOC139498781 gene encoding golgin subfamily A member 6-like protein 6, translating into MDYSSSHVYIATIGNLSENKKENSLRLSLENLFTKWLRIQITTNDININSSQGKKAAIIHLRSGEAAQCVQHNLSTREGRQKLRFNFLQLVDPYVDIIVDVKHVKQESNVQHDTCYVLGEKIGSESRNREFKRGGGKYAYDHLKTDVGVYVCAFLNSEEEGTLFIGVNDEGTVEGIECEQRKEDIIRKDIIDPGIRAIKPDIFPKSYTVKFTHVCDKNKWQIGNLKVIEITVKKVEQLTQLYEVFDGKVYIRRDGSKQGPLKLNQIQEWHNQKNNRVMQQRLKSAKTRGERETGQLMARLDEKDQMIEEKVDRIKEKEDRIKEKEDRIKEKEERLKEKEERIQLLEKQNNEMARAKSRLGHRIDDTEKQMEEEKKILEQKLEEGKKSLEQKVEEEKKILEQKVEEEKKIIEQQMKEEQITLKQKMEQEKEILEQKMEQEKTTAEQKIRNMEKREKKFKQHISNLKKDIQKFEEQHNTTTADKAALEQRITVNEQEKIELARRAEELENEKMRLEHQIENTKTEVEQSKTMSSGVDEDRKLLEQHVEDMYLKMKQLEEDIDTTEEEKSRLQQKNDDMRLENKRMEDKIKNVEEKEKKLKDKILAEENERKTIEKETEEDKTKLDMLEAKIKEMELEKKTLEEQNSTVKEQSSKIENRPDLKPTKLVKKQNEKSSKTCVIS; encoded by the exons ATGGATTATAGTAGCTCGCACGTGTATATAGCGACGATCGGTAAtttaagtgaaaataaaaaagaaaattcactACGATTGTCACTTGAAAATTTATTTACCAAATGGTTACGGATACAGATCACTAccaatgatataaatataaacagtAGCCAAGGAAAGAAGGCGGCTATAATACATCTTCGATCCGGGGAAGCAGCTCAATGTGTACAACATAACTTATCAACACGAGAAGGCAGACAAAAGCTACGATTCAACTTCCTGCAACTTGTCGATCCGTACGTTGATATTATCGTagatgttaaacatgttaaacaagaaAGTAATGTACAACATGACACATGTTACGTTCTTGGAGAAAAAATTGGaagtgaaagtagaaatagagaaTTTAAAAGAGGTGGAGGAAAATACGCATATGATCACTTAAAAACTGATGTCGGTGTATATGTGTGCGCCTTTCTAAACAGCGAGGAGGAGGGAACGTTGTTTATTGGTGTTAACGATGAAG GGACTGTTGAAGGCATTGAATGTGAACAGAGGAAggaagacattattcgtaaagaTATTATTGATCCTGGAATAAGAGCAATCAAGCCAGACATTTTTCCCAAGAGCTACACTGTGAAATTTACTCATGTATGTGATAAGAACAAATGGCAAATAG GAAACTTAAAAGTTATAGAAATAACGGTGAAGAAAGTGGAGCAATTGACTCAACTTTATGAAGTTTTCGATGGTAAAGTCTACATAAGGCGAGATGGAAGTAAACAGGGTCCTTTAAAGCTCAATCAGATTCAAGAATGGCATAATCAG AAAAACAATAGGGTCATGCAACAACGATTAAAATCTGCAAAAACACGTGGTGAGCGAGAAACGGGTCAGTTAATGGCAAGATTGGATGAAAAAGATCAGATGATCGAAGAAAAAGTAGATAGGATTAAAGAGAAAGAAGATAGGATTAAAGAGAAGGAAGATAGAATCAAAGAGAAAGAAGAAAGACTTAAAGAGAAGGAAGAAAGAATCCAGttattagaaaaacaaaataatgaaatggCAAGAGCGAAGAGTAGATTGGGCCATCGGATAGATGATACAGAGAAACAAATGGAAGAAGAGAAgaaaattttagaacaaaaattGGAAGAAGGGAAGAAAAGTTTAGAACAAAAAGTGGAAGAAGAGAAgaaaattttagaacaaaaagTGGAAGAAGAGAAGAAAATTATAGAACAACAAATGAAAGAAGAACAGattacattaaaacaaaaaatggaaCAAGAGAAGgaaattttagaacaaaaaatGGAACAAGAGAAGACAACCGCAGAACAAAAAATACGGAATATGGAAAAACGTGAGAAAAAATTTAAGCAACacatttctaatttaaaaaaagatatacagaAGTTCGAAGAACAACACAATACAACAACGGCGGACAAAGCAGCACTAGAACAACGTATTACTGTAAATGAACAAGAGAAAATAGAATTAGCACGACGCGCTGAAGAATTAGAAAATGAAAAGATGAGACTAGAACATCAAATCGAAAATACAAAGACTGAGGTTGAACAGTCTAAAACTATGTCAAGTGGTGTAGATGAAGACAGGAAACTGTTGGAGCAACATGTCGAAGACATGTACCTTAAAATGAAACAACTTGAAGAAGATATCGATACCACAGAGGAGGAAAAATCAAGGTTACAGCAAAAAAATGACGATATGAGATTGGAAAACAAACGAATggaagacaaaataaaaaatgttgaagagaaagaaaaaaaactgaaGGACAAAATTCTTGCAGAAGAAAACGAaagaaaaacaatagaaaaaGAGACTGAAGAAGACAAAACAAAACTTGACATGCTTGAGGCAAAGATTAAAGAAATGGAACTGGAAAAGAAAACACTAGAAGAACAAAACAGCACAGTAAAGGAACAGAGCAGCAAAATAGAAAATAGACCTGATCTCAAACCGACTAAACTTGTGAAAAAGCAAAATGAAAAGAGCTCAAAAACTTGTGTTATCtcttaa